One Burkholderia sp. WP9 genomic window, GTTGGAAAGGCGGGAAGTGGTTGAGCCGGAAGGTGGTTCGGCCGAAAGATGGTTCGGCCGAGAGACGGTTCAGCCGAGAAGTTTCAGCCGAGAGGTTTCAGCCGAAAGAGGTTCAGCGGAGAAGTACTTCAGCCCGCGCCGCGAACAAAGACGACCGCGCATGGCCTAGTTACGGTACGGCGAGCCTTCTGGCTGACGTGGGTCGTCCGCCTGGCGCGGCATGGCGCGCGAAGAACCGCGCTCCTCGTTATAGCGGGCAACGTCGGCCCGAATCGAGCCGGCGCGAACCGGCGCATTGACCGGCGGCCGAGGCACGCCGCGCGACTCGGCGCTCACCGGCGTGATGGCACCGGCGTATTGCATGCCGCCGCGGCCGTCGCCGGCGTAACCGGCCGGTCCGGCCACCCGGCGCATGTCCGGCCTGTAGACGCCAAACCCGTCGCCGTAATTTCCGCCCGCGAAACTTGCTCCACCATGCGGTAGATGCGCATTGCGGTCCGTATTCGTATTGCGGGCCGGCGCTGGAGCGGCGCCATTAAAACGGGCGCCGTTATGCAGGTCGCCGCGTACGCCATGATTGGCAGAGGCATGCGAATAGCCGCCACCGCCGAAATGCGGCATGCCTGGCGCTTTCGCATAGGCGAACGAGCACAGCGCAGCGATAACCGCGCCCCACGCCCATTGCCTCGTTCTCGACAACCCGTCCACCCAGTGACTCTCATGCCCGAAGACTTGCCTGAAGCCCACCGTTCGAGCTGCGACGGACTTGTTTTGGGACTGGTACGGGCGCTGCGACAGACATCGCGGCGCGGGACATCCCGACGGCCTTTGAACCGTAATTTATGGGTGCCGGCAAAGGGTGTCGAGCCAAAAAGTGTTAGGCCTCGGCCGCGGATGTAACACCTTGTTACTGCGACGTTTTTTTGCGACAGAGCGCTTGCGCGCAAGCCCTGAAACCGCTTGCTTTCAAGACCTTAGCGAGATAGCGGAGGAGCTTTTGCGTATGACGAATCACAGTCCCGTTTTCGACCTGATTGTCAAAAGTGGATGGACCAAATAGAAGTCCTCGCCAATACTGAAACACAGCTTGCAGGACCATCCGAATTTTCTGGAACATGCACTGCAATGCGCAACACTCATTAATCGATTCGGCAAATGAATTTGCTTTTTCAATCGAAAATCAACAACAATAGCCGTTTCCCATAAGCTGGAACGGCGCCTTCATGCGCGCGGCCAGCCGCGCTTTTCCGCGTCACCGAATCGAGATTCCGACATGGCTCGCCCGAAACTGCTTCCCGACAACTTCACCTTATGCCTCGTCGGCACGGTGATCCTTGCCAGCTTCTTGCCGGTTCACGGGCAGGCCGCCGTCGGGTTCAACTGGGTGACGAACGTGGCGGTCGGCCTGCTGTTCTTCCTGCACGGCGCCAAGCTTTCACGCGAAGCGATCATTGCGGGCGCGACGCATTGGCGCCTGCACGCCGTAGTGCTGCTCAGCACGTTCGCGCTCTTTCCGCTGCTCGGCCTCGCGCTTAAGCCGCTCCTTTCGCCACTTGTCACGCCGTCGCTCTATGCGGGGATCCTCTTCCTCTGCACGCTGCCGTCTACGGTTCAGTCGTCGATCGCGTTCACGTCTATCGCCAAAGGCAACGTGCCGGCTGCCGTATGCAGCGCGTCGGCCTCGAGCCTGCTTGGCATCTTCATCACGCCCGCGCTCGTCAGCCTCGTCATCGCCAATCAGGCGGCCGGGAGCGGCGCTTCGCCGTGGCACACGGTCGGCAACATCGTGCTGCAACTTCTGGTGCCGTTCGTGGCCGGGCAGTTGCTGCGGCCGCTGATCGGCAAGTGGATCGAGCGCAATCGCGGCGTGCTGAAGTTCGTGGACCAGGGCTCGATCCTGCTGGTGGTGTACGGCGCGTTCAGCGAGGCCGTTACCGAAGGCCTGTGGCACCAGATTCCGCTCTCCGCACTCGCCGGCCTGCTGCTGGTTTGTGTCGTACTGCTTGCTCTCGCGCTTGGCGTGACGATTTTCGTCAGCAAGCGGCTCGGCTTTAGCCGTGCGGATCAGATCACGATCATCTTCTGCGGTTCGAAGAAAAGCCTGGCCGCCGGCGTGCCGATGGCCAAGGTGATTTTCGCCTCGCATGCGGTGGGCGCCGTGGTCTTGCCGCTGATGCTGTTCCACCAGATCCAGCTGATGGTGTGCGCCGCGCTCGCGCAGCGCTGGGGCGCGCGCGACACCAGCGGCGAGACCCACGCCGCCTCGCGCGAGCGGACCGCCGCCGCCGTCGCGCGCCGGTGAATACGCGCGCAATGCAAACAGGACATTCATAAGCGCCCTCCCTGAGCGTCATTTGAAGAAAGCCGCCTCGCGCGGCTTTTTTGTTATTTCACGCGCAAACGCGGCGGCTGTCGCCTCGACCGGATGGCATAGGCGAATTCCTGGCAATGCGGAGCGCGCCGACGCAGGCGGCAGCACGCACGGAAAGGCAAACCCGCACGCCCGTGCAGACCCGAACCCAAACCCAAACGCACCCGCACCCGCACCCGCACCCGCACCCGCACCCGCACCCGCACCCGCACCCGCACCACCCCGGTGCAACGCGTCACTAAAAGTTCACTTAATTACGCTCAGGTCCAGCCGATAAGCCAAAGGTCGATCGCTACGCCTACCTGCCATGCAACCTCGCTCGCCCTCCCGATCCGCCGCGCCGCGCATCGAGGAGTTGATCGCCCGGCGTGAGCTGTCCGCCGTTTTCCAGCCGATCATCGATTTCGAAGACGGCGCGATCCTCGGCTATGAAGGGCTGATCCGCGGCCCGGCCGGCACGCCGCTCGAAGCGCCGTTCGCCCTGTTTGCGCAAGCGCTCGCCGAGGGTTGCACGATCGAGCTCGAACGCGCCGCCGCGCGCACCTGCATCGAAGCGTTCGCACGGCTCGATTTCGACGGCAAGCTGTTTCTGAATTTCAGCGCGGGCGCAATGCGTCAGCTGGCCGAGGCGCGCGACGACACGCTCGCGCTGCTGCGTCATCGCGGCGTGGATCCGCAACGGATCGTGGTCGAGTTGACCGAGCAAAGCACGATTCTGGACGTGGGCAGTTTCCTGCCAGTGATCACGAGCCTGCGCACAACCGGCGCGCAATTCGCGCTCGACGATTACGGCACCGCGAACGCCAGCATGAACCTCTGGGTGCGGCTGCAACCGGACGTCGTGAAGATCGATCGCTTCTTCATTCACGACATTGCCTGCGACCCGCTCAAGTTCGAAGCCGTACGCGCGATGCAGCACTTCGCCAACGCAAGCGGCGCACGGCTCGTGGCCGAAGGCATCGAAAACGAAGCGGATCTGATCGTGGTGCGCGACATGGGGATTGGCTGCGGGCAGGGCTTTTTCTTCGGCCGTCCGCACGCGCAACCGGCCCGCAAGGTGACCGACGACGCTCGTGACGCGCTGCGCGCCGGCCACATCGCCGTATTTCCCGAGACCACGCGCACGCTGAGCAGCGCTTCGCCTTCGGGTGGCATGGCGTCGGCGAAAATGCTGGTGCACGCGCCCGCGCTGCCGCGCCAGGCGACCAACAACGACGTGCTCGAACTGTTCAACCGCCTGCCCGACCTGCACGCGGTCGCGGTGGTCGAGCACGACGAACCGGTCGCGCTGATCAACCGCCGCAGCTTCATGGATCGCTACGCGCTGCCGTATCACCGCGAGCTGTTCGGCAAGCGCCCTTGCCTGCTGTTCGCCAATGCATCGCCGGTGATCATCGAGAAATCGATGACGGTCGAGCAGATGGCCCAGCTTCTCGCGAGCGACGATCAGCGCTATCTCGCCGACGGCTTCGTCATCACCGACAACGGCAAGTACGCCGGCCTCGGCACCGGCGAAAATCTCGTGCGCGCGGTGACCGAGGTGCGGATCGAAGCCGCCCGCTATGCGAACCCGCTGACCTTCCTGCCGGGCAACATCCCGATCAGTTCGCACATTGCCCGCCTGCTCGGCAACGACGCCGGTTTCTACGCCTGCTACGTCGATCTGAACCACTTCAAGCCGTTCAACGATCAGTACGGCTACTGGCAAGGCGACGAAGTGCTGAAATTCGCCGCCGTCGTGCTTGCCGACGTATGCGACCCGACCCGCGATTTCCTCGGGCACGTGGGCGGCGACGACTTCCTGATCCTGTTCCAGAGCGAAGACTGGCGCGAACGCGTGCTGCGCGCGATCCACGTGTTCAACGAAGGAGCGCAGCGCTTTTATGCGCCGGCTGACCGGCTAGCGGGCGGCATACATGGCGAGGACCGGCGCGGCAATCCCACCTTCTTCGGTTTCGTGACGATGGCGATTGGCTGCGTGCGCGTCGAGCCAGGCGACGGACCGTCGCTCTATAGCAGCGAGGAAATTGCCTCCGTGGCGGCACTCGCCAAGCGGCGCGCGAAGCACGAAGCCAGCGGTTTCGTGCTGATCGACGCCGACGAAAGCGTGTCGCTGTTGCGCGGACAGGGCGAAGTCACGCCTGTGCTGCCCGAGTGAACAGGTAGCCCAAACAACATCACCCGAGCATTGTTTAGCTTGTTTTACTAAACAACATATTTCAGGCCAACACCATTATCTACGGGTATTTCCGGGTGTGGATCGCAGGTTTTCCGGGCTGATCTAGGGCAATTTTACTATACAATCGCCCGAACCCAAACACCGTGTGGCCGCCACCAGCGGCCGCCTGATTCGATGGCCACAACCATCCGCGACGTCGCCCGCGCGGCCAGCGTGTCGATCGGCACCGTCTCACGCGCACTGAAGAACCAGCCGGGCCTGTCCGAGGCCACCCGCGAGCGCGTCGTCGAAGCGGCGCGCAAGCTCGGCTATGACGCCGCCCAGCTGCGTCCGCGCATTCGCCGCCTCACGTTCCTGCTGCACCGTCAGCACAACAATTTCGCCGTCAGCCCGTTCTTTTCGCATGTGCTGCACGGCGTGGAAGACGCCTGCCGCGAACGCGGCATCGTGCCCTCCGTGCTGACCGCCGGCCCCACCGAAGACGTGATCCAGCAGATGCGCCTGCATGCGCCGGATGCGGTGGCGATTGCCGGTTTCGTCGAACCGGAAACGCTGGCCACGCTGGTGGCGATGCAACGCCCGCTCGTGCTGATCGACCTGTGGGCGCCCGGCATGCGTTCGGTGAATCTCGATAACGCCGCAGGCGCCACGCTCGCCATGCGGCACCTGTTCGAACAGCAGCGCAAGCGCGTCGCGTTTATCGGCGGTTCGCTCGCGCACTTCAGCATCGCGCAGCGGGCGCTCGGCTACCGGCGCGCGTTTTTCGAAGCGGGCTTGCTGTTCGACCCGTCGCTGGAAGTGCCTATCGACGCCGGCCTCGATCCCGACAGCGGCGCGGCGCGTGCAATGCATCAGCTGCTCGACGCGCCGGGCCCACGTCCCGACGCCGTGTTCGCCTACAACGACGCCGCCGCGCTCGCCGCGCTGCGCGCCTGTCTCGCGCGCGGCCTGCGCGTGCCCGAGGACATCGCCATCATCGGTTTCGACGACATTCCCGCCGCCGCGCATGCCACGCCGCCGCTGTCCACCATCTCGGTCGACAAGGAAGCGCTCGGCCGGCGCGGCGTCGAGCTTCTGCTTGAAGACGCACCTGCCGAACTGGAAGTCCGCCTGCCCGTTCATCTCATTGCCCGTGCCAGTACTTTGGTGAAAACGCCATGACGCAATCCGATCCGCTTCACCCCGCTAACGGCGCCGTTGCGGTGCCGCCCGTCGAGAGCTTTCGCAAGCGCGACTTTCTGCTCTCGCATGTGCAGGACACGTTGCGCTTTTACGCGCCGAACGTGTTCGATCCGAGCGGCGGCTTTTTCCATTTCTTCCGCGACGACGGTTCGGTCTACGACAAAACCACACGGCATCTGGTGAGCAGTTGCCGCTACGTCTTCAATTACGCGATGGCGTATCGCCAATTCGGCGACCCGCAGCATCTCGAATACGCGCGCCACGGTTTGCAGTTCCTGCGCGAGGCACATTGGGACGCCCAGCACGAAGGCTACGACTGGGAACTCGAATGGCACGACGGCAAGAAGCGCACGCTCGACGCGACGCGCCACTGCTACGGCCTCGCGTTCGTCCTGCTCGCGTATTCGCATGCGGCGATGGCCGGCATCGAGGAAGCGAAGCCCATGATCGGCGCGACCTTCGAGTTGATGGAACACCGCTTCTGGGACGCCGCCGCGGGCCTCTATGCCGACGAAGCATCGCCCGAATGGCGGGTCAGTTCGTACCGCGGGCAGAACGCGAACATGCACACCACCGAGGCGCTGCTCGCCGCGCACGAAGCGACCGGCCATCTCGTCTACCTGGATCGCGCCGAACGGGTGGCGTCGAATATCACGCTGCGGCAGGCAAAGTTGTCGCAAGGGCTGGTGTGGGAGCACTTTCACGCGGACTGGTCGGTCGACTGGCACTACAACGAGGAAGACAGCTCGAACATTTTCCGGCCGTGGGGTTTCCAGCCGGGGCATCAAACCGAATGGGCCAAGCTGCTGCTGATTCTCGAGCGCTTCCGGCCGTTGCCGTGGCTGTTGCCGCGCGCCATCGAACTGTTCGACGCCGCCATGACGCACGCCTGGGATGAAGACCACGGCGGCCTCTATTACGGCTTCGGTCCCGACGGCACCGTGTGCGACCACGACAAATATTTCTGGGTGCAGGCGGAGACCTTCGCGACCGCCGCGCTGCTCGGCAAGCGCACCGGCAACGAACGCTTCTGGGACTGGTACGACGAGATCTGGCGCTATAGCTGGGCGCATTTCGTCGATCACAAGTATGGCGCGTGGTATCGCATCCTCACGTGCGACAACCGCAAGTACAGCGACGAAAAAAGTCCGGCCGGCAAGACCGACTATCACACCATGGGCGCGTGCTACGAAGTACTGGCCCACGCGCTGCCCGATGGCGCGGCCACGGCGTCCGAATCCGCGGAGCAGACAACATGAGCAACCCCAGCGCGAATAGCGAATTCCCTCTCTTCGTCTCAGCCGGCGACATCCTCACCGATCTCGTGCGCACCGGCCCTTCGCAATGGCTGTCGCGCCCCGGCGGCGCCGGCTGGAACGTGGCGCGCTGCGTGGCGCGGCTCGGCCTGCCCACTGCGTGCGCCGGATCGCTAGGCGTCGACAATTTCTCCGATGAACTGTGGAACGCGAGCGTGGCCGCAGGGCTCGACATGCGCTTCATGCAGCGCGTGGAACGCCCGCCGTTGCTCGCGATCGTGCATCAGACGCATCCGCCCGCGTACTTCTTCATGGGCGAGAACAGCGCCGATCTGGCCTTCGATCCGGCGAAACTGCCGGCGGGCTGGGCGAGCCATGTGAACTGGGCGCACTTCGGCTGCATCAGCCTCGTGCGGCAGCCGATCGGCGACACGCTCGCCACGCTTGCCGCCGAGTTGCGTTCGCAAGGCGTGAAGATCAGCTTCGATCCGAACTACCGGAATCTGATGGAGCACGGCTATGAACCCACGCTGCGCAAAATGGCCGCGCTCGCCGATCTGATCAAAGTGTCGGACGAAGACTTGCGCCTGCTGTTCAAAACCGACGACGAAGCCGGCGCACTTGCGCAGCTGCAGGCCATGAATCCCGCCGCCACCGTGCTGGTCACACGCGGGCCGGAGAGCGCCATGTTGATCGACGGCGCGATGGTGACCGAGGCGCGGCCGCCGCGCGTCGAGGTGGTCGACACGGTCGGCGCGGGCGATGCGTCGATCGGCGGCCTGCTGTTCAGCCTGATGACCGCGCCGCAGCGCGCGTGGCCGGAGCACCTTGCGTTCGCGCTGGCCGCCGGCGCGGCCGCGTGCCGCCACGCCGGCGCGCACGCGCCGTCGCTCGATGAAGTCGTGGCGCTCCTGTAATCCGGTTGCCTTGTACGGCGCGCATTGTCACTGGCATAACGCGCCGGCAGGGTGGAGAACCCTGGCGCCGCCATCGTGCTAGGATGAAAAAACCGAAACCTTTGGAAGATGGAGCGACGCCATGGACGACATCACTTACACCAAAGGCATCTACACGGCCATTGCCTCGATACGCGAAATAGATAGCGATACCTGGCAGGGCGTGGTCACCCTCACGCGCGACGAAGGCGACGCAACCGCCGACCAGGAAACCACGGTCTACGA contains:
- a CDS encoding bile acid:sodium symporter family protein, whose translation is MARPKLLPDNFTLCLVGTVILASFLPVHGQAAVGFNWVTNVAVGLLFFLHGAKLSREAIIAGATHWRLHAVVLLSTFALFPLLGLALKPLLSPLVTPSLYAGILFLCTLPSTVQSSIAFTSIAKGNVPAAVCSASASSLLGIFITPALVSLVIANQAAGSGASPWHTVGNIVLQLLVPFVAGQLLRPLIGKWIERNRGVLKFVDQGSILLVVYGAFSEAVTEGLWHQIPLSALAGLLLVCVVLLALALGVTIFVSKRLGFSRADQITIIFCGSKKSLAAGVPMAKVIFASHAVGAVVLPLMLFHQIQLMVCAALAQRWGARDTSGETHAASRERTAAAVARR
- a CDS encoding phosphodiesterase, with amino-acid sequence MQPRSPSRSAAPRIEELIARRELSAVFQPIIDFEDGAILGYEGLIRGPAGTPLEAPFALFAQALAEGCTIELERAAARTCIEAFARLDFDGKLFLNFSAGAMRQLAEARDDTLALLRHRGVDPQRIVVELTEQSTILDVGSFLPVITSLRTTGAQFALDDYGTANASMNLWVRLQPDVVKIDRFFIHDIACDPLKFEAVRAMQHFANASGARLVAEGIENEADLIVVRDMGIGCGQGFFFGRPHAQPARKVTDDARDALRAGHIAVFPETTRTLSSASPSGGMASAKMLVHAPALPRQATNNDVLELFNRLPDLHAVAVVEHDEPVALINRRSFMDRYALPYHRELFGKRPCLLFANASPVIIEKSMTVEQMAQLLASDDQRYLADGFVITDNGKYAGLGTGENLVRAVTEVRIEAARYANPLTFLPGNIPISSHIARLLGNDAGFYACYVDLNHFKPFNDQYGYWQGDEVLKFAAVVLADVCDPTRDFLGHVGGDDFLILFQSEDWRERVLRAIHVFNEGAQRFYAPADRLAGGIHGEDRRGNPTFFGFVTMAIGCVRVEPGDGPSLYSSEEIASVAALAKRRAKHEASGFVLIDADESVSLLRGQGEVTPVLPE
- a CDS encoding LacI family DNA-binding transcriptional regulator; its protein translation is MATTIRDVARAASVSIGTVSRALKNQPGLSEATRERVVEAARKLGYDAAQLRPRIRRLTFLLHRQHNNFAVSPFFSHVLHGVEDACRERGIVPSVLTAGPTEDVIQQMRLHAPDAVAIAGFVEPETLATLVAMQRPLVLIDLWAPGMRSVNLDNAAGATLAMRHLFEQQRKRVAFIGGSLAHFSIAQRALGYRRAFFEAGLLFDPSLEVPIDAGLDPDSGAARAMHQLLDAPGPRPDAVFAYNDAAALAALRACLARGLRVPEDIAIIGFDDIPAAAHATPPLSTISVDKEALGRRGVELLLEDAPAELEVRLPVHLIARASTLVKTP
- a CDS encoding AGE family epimerase/isomerase, whose amino-acid sequence is MTQSDPLHPANGAVAVPPVESFRKRDFLLSHVQDTLRFYAPNVFDPSGGFFHFFRDDGSVYDKTTRHLVSSCRYVFNYAMAYRQFGDPQHLEYARHGLQFLREAHWDAQHEGYDWELEWHDGKKRTLDATRHCYGLAFVLLAYSHAAMAGIEEAKPMIGATFELMEHRFWDAAAGLYADEASPEWRVSSYRGQNANMHTTEALLAAHEATGHLVYLDRAERVASNITLRQAKLSQGLVWEHFHADWSVDWHYNEEDSSNIFRPWGFQPGHQTEWAKLLLILERFRPLPWLLPRAIELFDAAMTHAWDEDHGGLYYGFGPDGTVCDHDKYFWVQAETFATAALLGKRTGNERFWDWYDEIWRYSWAHFVDHKYGAWYRILTCDNRKYSDEKSPAGKTDYHTMGACYEVLAHALPDGAATASESAEQTT
- a CDS encoding carbohydrate kinase, translating into MSNPSANSEFPLFVSAGDILTDLVRTGPSQWLSRPGGAGWNVARCVARLGLPTACAGSLGVDNFSDELWNASVAAGLDMRFMQRVERPPLLAIVHQTHPPAYFFMGENSADLAFDPAKLPAGWASHVNWAHFGCISLVRQPIGDTLATLAAELRSQGVKISFDPNYRNLMEHGYEPTLRKMAALADLIKVSDEDLRLLFKTDDEAGALAQLQAMNPAATVLVTRGPESAMLIDGAMVTEARPPRVEVVDTVGAGDASIGGLLFSLMTAPQRAWPEHLAFALAAGAAACRHAGAHAPSLDEVVALL